In Synechococcus sp. RS9909, one genomic interval encodes:
- a CDS encoding lipid-A-disaccharide synthase-related protein: protein MGAGIPAGSGSLLVLSNGHGEDLIALRILEALHRLCPGLRLRVLPMVGTGATFTAAEQAGWIERVGPPAALPSGGFSNQSLRGLLADLSSGLALLSWRQWRCLRRERKRVDAVLAVGDLLPLLMAWGAGRPFGFVGTPKSDYTWRSGPGRSPSDRYHRLKGSEWDPWEWLLMRSRRCRLVATRDRITARGLQRHRVRAEAPGNPMMDGFRSTPVPAALERCRRILLLCGSRMPEALRNAERLLQALEGWQSPVPIALLMATGSQPEQQPLASLLTRLGYRPCPPPADALGASACWVNGVQLLLLGRGRFQDWASWAEVGLATAGTATEQLVGLGVPSLSLPGPGPQFTRAFATRQSRLLGGAVRSCRNAADLRQHLAALLESARLREALGRIGRQRMGPPGGSAALAQRIQQQLITDTERSPSARHGRDSGP from the coding sequence GTGGGCGCGGGGATCCCTGCGGGCAGCGGCTCCCTGTTGGTGCTGAGCAACGGCCATGGCGAAGACCTGATCGCCCTGCGCATCCTCGAAGCTCTGCATCGCCTCTGCCCAGGCCTGAGGCTGCGGGTTCTGCCGATGGTGGGCACCGGGGCCACCTTCACAGCCGCCGAGCAAGCGGGTTGGATCGAGCGGGTGGGTCCGCCTGCGGCGCTGCCGAGCGGCGGCTTCAGCAATCAGAGCCTGCGGGGCTTGCTGGCTGATCTCAGCTCCGGGCTGGCCCTGCTGAGCTGGCGCCAATGGCGCTGCCTGCGTCGAGAGCGAAAGCGCGTGGATGCGGTGCTGGCCGTGGGAGATCTGCTGCCCTTGCTGATGGCCTGGGGGGCGGGACGCCCCTTCGGATTCGTGGGAACACCGAAAAGCGACTACACCTGGCGCAGCGGCCCCGGGCGTTCCCCCAGCGACCGCTACCACCGCCTCAAGGGCAGTGAATGGGATCCATGGGAATGGCTCCTGATGCGCAGCCGCCGTTGCCGTCTGGTGGCGACGCGCGACCGGATCACGGCCCGAGGCCTGCAGCGGCATCGCGTCAGGGCCGAGGCCCCCGGCAATCCAATGATGGATGGCTTCCGTTCGACGCCTGTGCCGGCAGCCCTGGAGCGTTGTCGGCGCATTCTGCTGCTCTGCGGTAGCCGGATGCCGGAAGCGCTCCGCAATGCCGAACGGCTGCTCCAAGCCCTGGAGGGCTGGCAGAGCCCGGTGCCGATTGCCCTGCTGATGGCCACGGGATCCCAACCGGAACAACAACCCCTGGCCTCGCTGCTCACCCGCCTCGGCTACCGCCCCTGCCCTCCTCCCGCCGACGCCCTGGGAGCCAGCGCCTGCTGGGTGAACGGGGTGCAGTTGCTGCTGCTGGGGCGGGGGCGCTTTCAGGACTGGGCCAGCTGGGCCGAAGTGGGTCTGGCCACCGCAGGCACGGCCACCGAGCAACTGGTGGGGCTGGGCGTGCCAAGCCTCTCGCTGCCGGGACCCGGTCCCCAGTTCACCCGCGCCTTCGCCACACGGCAGAGCCGACTGCTCGGAGGCGCGGTGCGGTCATGCCGGAACGCGGCCGACCTGCGCCAACACCTGGCCGCTCTCCTGGAGAGCGCACGCCTGCGAGAGGCGCTGGGCCGCATCGGCCGGCAGCGCATGGGACCTCCCGGCGGCAGCGCCGCCCTCGCCCAACGGATCCAGCAACAACTGATCACGGATACTGAACGTTCTCCGTCAGCACGCCATGGCCGCGATTCAGGACCATGA
- a CDS encoding helix-turn-helix transcriptional regulator codes for MIRVVVQTQRKASRACLADIEHYFHQPPPRFLDLELAVCWVLDCLLRQDSYPSGLLQRLQHEHPELRLSETVLHQALAFLDGQGMLGHYSKRCPSRGRPRSMLHLQHEAREPAERLMTQWRRWLIDHLAESDRPVAH; via the coding sequence ATGATCCGCGTCGTCGTGCAGACCCAACGCAAAGCCTCCCGCGCCTGCCTGGCCGATATCGAGCATTACTTTCACCAGCCACCGCCGCGCTTCCTCGACCTAGAACTGGCGGTGTGCTGGGTGCTCGACTGCCTCCTCCGCCAGGACAGCTACCCCTCAGGGCTGCTGCAGCGTCTCCAGCACGAACACCCGGAACTGCGACTCTCGGAAACGGTGCTGCACCAGGCCCTCGCCTTTCTCGACGGTCAGGGCATGCTCGGCCACTACAGCAAACGCTGCCCGAGCCGCGGACGCCCCCGCAGCATGCTCCACCTGCAACATGAAGCGCGCGAACCGGCGGAGCGCTTGATGACGCAATGGCGTCGTTGGCTGATCGACCATCTCGCCGAAAGCGACCGGCCCGTGGCGCACTAG
- a CDS encoding ribonuclease D, giving the protein MADSTEPRDFAVFDGDLDAAWADRYAKASRLAVDTEAMGLVHGRDRLCLVQLCDGDDNVSCVRIGLGQCEAPRLKALMEAAAVEKVFHFARFDVAALASGLGIAVDPIFCTKVASRLARTYSPKHGLKEVVLELVGVELDKQAQSSDWGRVEELSEAQLAYAANDARYLLPARERLEVMLRREGRWELAQRCFRCIPVMSELDRLRFAQTFEH; this is encoded by the coding sequence ATGGCTGACAGCACCGAACCCAGGGATTTCGCCGTGTTTGATGGCGATCTGGATGCCGCCTGGGCCGATCGCTATGCCAAGGCCAGCCGCCTGGCGGTTGACACCGAAGCGATGGGCCTGGTCCACGGTCGGGATCGCCTCTGTCTGGTGCAACTCTGCGATGGCGACGACAACGTGTCGTGTGTGCGCATCGGTCTTGGTCAGTGCGAGGCGCCTCGCCTGAAGGCTCTGATGGAAGCCGCGGCGGTGGAGAAGGTGTTCCATTTCGCCCGTTTTGATGTGGCGGCCCTCGCCAGTGGGTTGGGGATTGCCGTTGATCCGATCTTCTGCACCAAGGTGGCGTCGCGACTGGCCCGCACCTACAGCCCCAAGCACGGTCTCAAGGAGGTGGTGCTCGAGTTAGTGGGCGTTGAGCTCGACAAGCAGGCCCAGAGCAGCGACTGGGGCCGGGTGGAGGAGCTCAGTGAGGCCCAGCTGGCCTATGCCGCCAACGATGCGCGTTATCTGTTGCCAGCGCGGGAGCGACTGGAGGTGATGCTGCGTCGGGAGGGTCGCTGGGAGCTCGCCCAGCGCTGTTTCCGTTGCATTCCTGTGATGTCGGAGCTGGATCGTCTGCGCTTCGCACAGACCTTCGAGCACTGA